In Vibrio lentus, a single genomic region encodes these proteins:
- a CDS encoding FimV/HubP family polar landmark protein codes for MFQIFKPWLIPFAFIIATQISVVRADSIRVVGPDGQIQSAPTFSEPLQRAQSNSAEPSRFYGPTRGSETLWSIASKLRPDSSVSVQQTLLAIYRLNPQAFENQNIHSLLPASNLRVPSLEQTRASSTQQAINIMNSHLAKLDAPASKPVASKPKASSSDAKNVVPAKQVSTTETAKKPLSPTQSSLSQSAPTQEMNKLEKQLELSETELLSLEEKNHQLRLMLSNVQSEVDGLKTELSDEDRIRSEVEKLLAEEKRKNAEIEKMAPSAMDQLLSNGWLVAALAIIPGLLLGLIIVMLLGRRSKNDDPQQTTQEQPIQPQPSSVAPITLGDEMDDLDNELSLDDELFGTEDDANKLFDDQALAEEDDVFAGLDESDLDFNLDGEDDDPFASIGENGDLDTNFDDLDLDSSNGISVNGEDKALGLEEMERALDETVESALDSDEGDFDLSDDNPMSADDIEALLAQESATEDLGSNELDQSLLDDLFALDDEDDDSFDIDALISEEQNDATPAIGTSATDDFDIDALISEQQSDAVPADLSNDEFDIDALISEQQAPQPSAPSVEDDIDDIFAQVAAQNEQGNDPFNLDNDDEIGSSLNSGLASDDDIENILAQFDQPLENEDESALSEQPQSAPASEQPSLDIPNLDLLDEQLEGDDVDLSNSTDLLDEMLDSESYQESEDEPLGFDTLSELEELSGLSTDDELNISEDSTETLDELIGDSDDDFELDAESTDLLDDFLDSELSDNALSTDETETQKSESLDPFDDLLTSGIEDEVESEEQAFDKELDAALDLDKTSDDNDSDAELTELTLEPSEVELEQANEELLDSELTQDSADVKSEKDEDFNRDDFIDDLFGVAPATDALLDDSLETTDEALIDELMSSDSDALTSVEEPASSSEDLVLEDEFDSPSEPTQSSADEAIPSPEAMSPDDVDELDIDSLLSDNSMSDVEMPSDEALEPASSVQSEVSPSSLSDISEGDEETVEDWLAEAIDDVESPANIDSDFDFEPKIQGSDQLDDVVESLPEPEPEPEPEPEPEPEPEPEPEPVRAAHMPEIIPNEFGVPEDDDWLIEEDTAKQETLAQADEVAEEPVVPAVDSLLDAETQLDAEPQAEVAEQVEEVGQEGEEEFSFDDFELPEFNEEDALADVDAEVTPEPVAPAVEPLLDAEPQLNAEPQVEAASQAEVAEQVEEVEQEDEEEFSFDDFELPEFDEEDALAEADTQAALEPTPTSVDAPDSLEPEVSPLAPEASAVAPELKAEEPTVESEEFSFDDFELPEFGEDDALAEVVSEPDEAQLEQDLSDGTEKFEFDDLDLPEYDEESAKADSVLDDIEQSSAEPVAEDQGVELDVLDLPEYGEDEAISDAFAEKPTPLTSFSPQGEEQDALYDLFSNPQSFSHADDFSDTDAFSDVDDLSDAKEPELAAFGQSDELPGSASELAPAESNSAPTAVQDEPLEGFDDFDETALAELLSEDVQDSVDNMFDKPLDATSIDSAGLDIDAMLEVGGEDWKGFNLAPEQQSSMHNDVPDDQQEIWASAEQQAEPKIKEENWAQQDNLTEPGSSRDKQYMTIDELMAQVEQEGEDAINPDDEELKLDVGLNEFPDVIGDIGNYDVDSNAEAAGKLDLAKIYIEMSDSQGAIKLLEEAIVDGSDDIRREAKNLIDTINGR; via the coding sequence ATGTTTCAAATTTTCAAGCCGTGGTTAATACCTTTTGCCTTTATCATTGCGACTCAGATTTCCGTTGTTCGTGCAGATTCCATTCGAGTTGTAGGGCCTGATGGTCAGATACAATCAGCGCCTACGTTTTCAGAACCTCTTCAAAGAGCGCAATCGAATAGCGCTGAGCCTTCTCGTTTCTATGGCCCAACTCGTGGCTCAGAAACGCTATGGTCTATCGCGTCAAAGTTACGCCCTGATAGCTCCGTTTCAGTCCAACAAACCTTGTTGGCAATTTATCGTTTAAACCCACAAGCGTTTGAAAACCAGAATATCCATAGCCTGCTACCTGCCAGCAACTTACGTGTGCCTTCTTTAGAACAAACTCGCGCAAGCTCAACGCAGCAAGCTATCAACATCATGAACTCACATCTTGCTAAGCTTGATGCTCCTGCAAGTAAGCCTGTCGCTTCAAAACCAAAAGCGTCGAGTTCTGATGCAAAAAATGTTGTTCCTGCTAAGCAAGTAAGCACTACTGAAACCGCTAAAAAGCCATTGTCTCCAACTCAATCATCTCTATCTCAGTCGGCTCCAACCCAAGAGATGAACAAGCTAGAGAAGCAGCTAGAGCTTTCTGAAACTGAGCTGCTATCTCTAGAAGAGAAAAACCACCAACTTCGTTTGATGCTATCGAATGTTCAGTCGGAAGTAGATGGATTAAAAACCGAACTCAGTGATGAAGATCGCATACGTAGCGAAGTTGAAAAGTTACTCGCGGAAGAGAAAAGAAAGAATGCTGAAATCGAAAAAATGGCGCCAAGTGCCATGGATCAGCTGTTATCTAATGGTTGGCTAGTTGCCGCACTTGCGATTATTCCCGGCTTGTTACTTGGTTTGATCATTGTGATGCTGTTAGGTCGTCGTTCTAAAAATGATGATCCGCAACAAACGACTCAAGAACAGCCTATTCAGCCTCAACCGAGCAGTGTCGCGCCAATCACCTTAGGTGATGAAATGGACGATCTTGATAATGAACTGTCTCTCGATGATGAACTGTTTGGTACCGAAGATGACGCGAATAAGTTGTTCGACGACCAAGCATTGGCAGAAGAAGACGATGTCTTTGCAGGCTTAGATGAATCGGATCTTGATTTCAACTTAGACGGTGAAGATGATGACCCATTTGCGAGCATCGGAGAAAACGGCGACTTAGACACAAACTTTGATGATCTTGATTTAGACAGCAGCAATGGCATCAGCGTTAATGGCGAAGATAAAGCACTTGGCCTTGAAGAGATGGAGCGTGCATTAGACGAAACGGTTGAAAGCGCGCTGGATTCCGATGAAGGCGATTTCGATCTTTCTGATGATAATCCAATGTCTGCCGATGATATTGAAGCGTTACTCGCTCAAGAATCAGCAACAGAAGACTTAGGTTCGAATGAATTAGACCAATCATTATTGGATGATTTGTTCGCGCTTGATGACGAAGATGATGACAGCTTTGATATTGATGCCTTGATATCTGAAGAACAAAACGATGCGACTCCAGCCATCGGCACGTCAGCGACGGATGACTTCGACATTGATGCGCTTATCTCAGAACAGCAGAGCGATGCTGTCCCTGCTGATTTGAGCAACGACGAATTTGATATCGATGCTCTTATCTCGGAACAGCAAGCCCCTCAACCTTCAGCTCCTAGCGTAGAAGATGATATTGACGATATCTTTGCTCAAGTTGCGGCTCAAAATGAACAAGGTAATGACCCGTTTAACCTTGATAACGATGATGAGATTGGCTCAAGCCTGAATAGCGGCTTAGCGTCTGATGATGACATCGAAAATATTTTGGCTCAGTTTGATCAGCCACTAGAAAACGAAGATGAATCCGCTCTATCTGAGCAACCTCAGAGCGCGCCAGCTTCAGAACAACCATCACTTGATATTCCTAATCTTGATCTGCTTGATGAGCAACTTGAAGGGGACGACGTTGATTTAAGCAATTCTACCGATCTGCTTGACGAAATGTTGGACAGTGAATCATACCAAGAGTCTGAAGATGAACCGCTTGGTTTCGATACTCTATCTGAACTGGAAGAGCTTTCAGGTTTGTCGACTGATGATGAGTTGAATATCAGCGAAGACAGCACAGAAACCTTGGATGAACTAATCGGGGATTCTGATGATGACTTCGAACTCGACGCTGAGAGTACTGACTTACTAGATGACTTCCTTGATAGTGAATTGTCAGATAATGCGCTTTCAACGGATGAAACCGAGACACAAAAATCGGAATCTTTAGACCCGTTTGATGACTTACTGACAAGCGGTATTGAAGACGAAGTTGAATCTGAAGAACAAGCGTTTGATAAAGAGTTAGACGCTGCCTTAGATTTAGACAAAACCAGCGATGACAATGATTCAGATGCTGAGCTTACTGAGTTAACGCTTGAGCCTTCTGAAGTTGAGCTAGAACAAGCTAACGAAGAGTTGTTAGATTCGGAGCTGACGCAAGACAGTGCTGATGTTAAATCAGAAAAAGATGAAGACTTTAATCGCGATGACTTCATCGATGATCTATTTGGTGTTGCACCTGCAACGGATGCGCTGCTAGACGATTCACTAGAAACAACAGACGAAGCGTTGATTGATGAGTTGATGTCTTCTGATAGCGACGCATTAACATCGGTTGAAGAGCCAGCTTCAAGTTCTGAAGATCTTGTTTTAGAAGATGAATTCGATTCTCCTTCAGAACCGACCCAGTCTTCTGCAGATGAAGCAATTCCATCACCTGAAGCAATGTCACCTGATGACGTCGATGAACTGGATATTGATTCTCTGCTATCTGATAACTCAATGTCTGACGTTGAGATGCCATCAGATGAAGCTCTAGAACCCGCTTCAAGCGTACAAAGTGAAGTTTCGCCATCCTCTTTAAGTGATATTTCCGAAGGCGATGAAGAGACGGTTGAAGATTGGTTAGCGGAAGCTATCGATGATGTAGAGTCTCCAGCGAACATTGATTCTGATTTTGACTTCGAACCTAAAATTCAAGGTAGCGATCAACTCGACGATGTTGTTGAATCCTTGCCAGAGCCAGAGCCAGAGCCAGAGCCAGAGCCAGAGCCAGAGCCAGAGCCAGAGCCAGAGCCAGAGCCAGTTCGTGCCGCGCATATGCCTGAAATCATTCCAAATGAATTCGGTGTGCCAGAAGACGATGATTGGCTGATTGAAGAAGACACGGCTAAACAAGAAACATTGGCACAAGCTGATGAAGTAGCGGAAGAGCCTGTGGTTCCTGCTGTTGATTCTCTGTTAGATGCTGAAACCCAATTAGACGCTGAACCGCAAGCTGAAGTGGCAGAACAAGTTGAAGAGGTAGGGCAAGAAGGCGAAGAAGAATTCTCTTTTGATGACTTTGAGCTTCCTGAGTTTAACGAAGAAGACGCCTTGGCAGACGTTGATGCCGAAGTAACACCAGAACCGGTAGCACCTGCTGTTGAGCCTCTTTTAGATGCTGAACCTCAATTAAACGCTGAGCCGCAAGTTGAAGCTGCCTCGCAAGCTGAAGTGGCGGAACAAGTTGAAGAGGTTGAGCAAGAAGACGAAGAAGAATTTTCGTTTGATGACTTTGAGCTTCCTGAGTTTGACGAGGAAGACGCATTAGCTGAGGCTGATACACAAGCTGCGTTAGAGCCAACACCAACGTCTGTAGACGCTCCTGATAGCCTTGAGCCTGAAGTCAGCCCGTTAGCCCCTGAAGCAAGTGCTGTTGCTCCTGAGCTTAAAGCTGAAGAGCCGACAGTGGAATCAGAAGAGTTCTCTTTCGACGATTTCGAGCTCCCAGAGTTTGGTGAAGACGATGCGTTAGCGGAAGTGGTTAGCGAACCCGACGAAGCTCAGTTAGAGCAAGACCTATCTGATGGTACAGAGAAGTTTGAGTTCGATGATCTTGACCTGCCAGAATACGATGAAGAGAGTGCCAAAGCGGACTCTGTTTTAGATGATATTGAACAAAGCAGTGCAGAACCGGTAGCGGAAGACCAAGGCGTAGAGCTGGATGTGCTTGATCTGCCAGAATACGGTGAAGATGAAGCTATCTCTGATGCGTTTGCTGAGAAGCCAACACCATTAACGTCTTTCAGCCCGCAAGGTGAAGAGCAAGACGCGCTGTATGACTTGTTCTCAAACCCGCAAAGCTTCAGTCATGCTGATGATTTCTCGGATACAGACGCTTTCTCGGACGTAGACGATTTATCAGATGCAAAAGAGCCTGAACTGGCGGCTTTCGGACAATCCGATGAGTTACCGGGTTCGGCTTCAGAATTAGCGCCTGCAGAATCAAACTCAGCACCGACTGCGGTGCAAGACGAACCTCTAGAAGGGTTTGATGATTTTGATGAAACAGCGCTGGCTGAGTTGCTTTCAGAAGATGTTCAAGACTCTGTTGACAACATGTTCGATAAACCATTGGATGCAACGTCGATTGATAGCGCAGGGCTTGATATTGATGCGATGCTTGAAGTCGGTGGTGAAGATTGGAAAGGTTTTAACTTAGCACCAGAGCAGCAATCGAGCATGCACAATGATGTGCCTGATGATCAACAAGAGATTTGGGCGTCAGCTGAGCAACAAGCTGAACCTAAAATCAAAGAAGAGAATTGGGCTCAGCAAGACAACCTAACTGAACCGGGTAGCAGTCGTGATAAGCAATACATGACGATTGATGAACTGATGGCTCAAGTGGAACAAGAAGGCGAAGACGCGATTAATCCAGATGACGAAGAGCTAAAACTGGATGTTGGCCTTAACGAGTTCCCAGATGTAATCGGTGACATTGGTAATTATGATGTCGACAGCAATGCAGAAGCCGCAGGCAAGCTTGATTTAGCTAAAATCTATATCGAGATGAGTGACTCACAAGGAGCGATAAAGCTCTTAGAGGAAGCGATAGTCGACGGCAGTGATGATATTCGCCGCGAAGCTAAGAACCTTATCGATACGATCAACGGCCGATAA
- a CDS encoding 4-phosphoerythronate dehydrogenase — MKILIDENMPYAEALFSQLGEVTMKSGRTLTADDLVDVDALMIRSVTKVNEALISKANKLKFVGTATAGMDHVDQELMKERGIFFTAAPGCNKVGVAEYAFSAMMVLAQQQGFSVFEKTVGIIGCGQVGSYLAKCLEGIGIKVLLNDPLKQQEGDTREFTELETLLEQSDVITLHTPITKTGEFPTHHLINEQVLENLRLDQILINAARGPVVDNQALKARLQKADGFTAVLDVFEFEPEVDFELLPLLAFATPHVAGYGLEGKARGTTMIFNSYCEFLGTEQRAYASDLLPTAPVPQMKLDRAWDEATLHNLTQLIYDVRKDDALFRRNISTPGSFDKMRKEYWDRREYSAVELTGDESCNLTPLSKLGFMVKPTL; from the coding sequence ATGAAAATCTTAATCGATGAAAATATGCCTTATGCTGAAGCGCTTTTTAGCCAGCTAGGTGAAGTGACAATGAAGTCCGGTCGAACGCTAACCGCTGACGATCTTGTTGACGTAGATGCCCTGATGATTCGTTCGGTGACTAAGGTCAATGAAGCGCTGATCAGCAAAGCGAACAAGCTTAAGTTTGTTGGAACCGCGACAGCAGGTATGGATCACGTTGACCAAGAATTGATGAAAGAGCGTGGCATTTTCTTTACTGCGGCTCCTGGCTGTAACAAGGTGGGTGTGGCTGAGTATGCGTTCAGCGCGATGATGGTGTTGGCTCAGCAACAAGGTTTTTCTGTATTCGAAAAAACGGTCGGTATTATCGGCTGTGGCCAAGTGGGTAGCTATTTAGCGAAGTGCCTTGAAGGTATTGGCATTAAAGTATTGCTGAACGATCCTCTAAAACAACAAGAGGGTGATACTCGCGAGTTTACGGAATTAGAGACGCTGCTTGAGCAATCCGACGTGATCACTTTACATACGCCAATCACTAAGACGGGTGAGTTCCCAACGCATCACTTGATTAATGAGCAAGTACTGGAAAATTTACGTCTTGATCAAATTCTGATTAATGCGGCTCGCGGGCCAGTCGTTGATAACCAAGCATTAAAAGCTCGCTTGCAAAAAGCCGACGGGTTTACTGCGGTTCTGGATGTATTTGAGTTTGAACCTGAAGTCGATTTCGAGCTGCTTCCACTGCTTGCTTTTGCAACACCTCACGTAGCGGGCTACGGTTTAGAGGGCAAAGCGCGCGGTACTACGATGATCTTCAACAGTTATTGTGAGTTTTTAGGTACTGAACAGCGTGCTTATGCAAGCGATCTTCTGCCGACAGCGCCAGTGCCTCAAATGAAATTAGATAGAGCTTGGGATGAAGCAACACTGCACAATTTGACTCAGTTGATCTATGATGTGCGCAAAGACGACGCCTTATTCCGTCGCAATATCTCTACGCCGGGTTCTTTTGACAAGATGCGTAAAGAATATTGGGACCGTAGAGAGTACAGTGCAGTCGAGTTAACGGGCGACGAATCTTGTAATTTAACGCCGTTATCTAAACTCGGTTTTATGGTAAAGCCAACTTTATAA
- the accD gene encoding acetyl-CoA carboxylase, carboxyltransferase subunit beta produces the protein MSWLEKILEKSNIVTSRKASIPEGVWTKCTSCEQVLYHAELERNLEVCPKCDHHMRMKARRRLDTFLDKGERVELGADLEPQDKLKFKDSKRYKERISTAQKNSGETDALVAMKGELLGLPIVACAFEFSFMGGSMGSVVGARFVKAVDAAIENNCGLVCFSASGGARMQEALMSLMQMAKTSAALERLSAKGLPFVSVMTDPTMGGVSASLAMLGDINIGEPKALIGFAGRRVIEQTVREDLPEGFQRSEFLLDHGAIDMIVDRREMRQRVASLVAKMTNQPSPLVVSVNDSPNEATYEVPEAPEKG, from the coding sequence ATGAGTTGGCTTGAAAAGATTTTAGAAAAAAGCAACATCGTTACATCTCGTAAAGCGTCTATCCCTGAGGGTGTTTGGACTAAATGTACTTCTTGTGAGCAGGTTCTCTACCATGCTGAACTTGAACGTAACCTAGAAGTATGTCCAAAATGTGATCATCACATGCGCATGAAAGCTCGTCGTCGTCTGGATACATTCCTAGACAAAGGTGAGCGTGTTGAACTAGGTGCTGATCTTGAGCCACAAGACAAACTGAAGTTTAAAGATTCTAAGCGTTACAAAGAACGTATCTCTACTGCTCAGAAAAACAGTGGTGAGACAGATGCATTAGTTGCAATGAAAGGCGAACTGCTTGGTTTACCTATCGTAGCGTGTGCTTTTGAATTCTCATTCATGGGCGGTTCAATGGGTTCTGTTGTTGGTGCTCGTTTTGTGAAAGCGGTAGATGCTGCTATCGAGAACAACTGTGGTTTAGTTTGTTTTTCTGCAAGTGGTGGTGCACGTATGCAAGAGGCGCTTATGTCTCTAATGCAAATGGCAAAAACCAGTGCAGCGCTAGAGCGTTTATCTGCGAAAGGCCTACCGTTTGTTTCAGTCATGACTGATCCAACAATGGGTGGTGTTTCTGCAAGTTTGGCAATGCTTGGTGATATCAACATTGGTGAGCCAAAAGCACTGATCGGTTTCGCTGGACGTCGTGTAATCGAACAAACAGTACGTGAAGACCTTCCTGAAGGTTTCCAGCGTAGTGAGTTCCTACTTGACCACGGTGCTATCGACATGATTGTTGACCGTCGTGAGATGCGTCAGCGCGTTGCAAGCCTTGTTGCTAAAATGACCAATCAGCCTTCGCCATTAGTAGTTTCTGTGAACGATTCACCGAATGAAGCTACTTATGAAGTACCAGAAGCGCCAGAAAAAGGGTAA
- the truA gene encoding tRNA pseudouridine(38-40) synthase TruA — protein MKIALGIEYNGTHYFGWQRQRDVKSVQEELEKALSVVANHPVEVMCAGRTDAGVHGTGQVVHFETNVDRKMVAWTMGANANMPKDIAVRWATEVNEDFHARFSATARRYRYIIFNHALRPGILNSGVSHYHGHLDEKKMHEAGQYLLGENDFTSFRATHCQSRSPWRNMIHLNVTRHGHYIVIDIKANAFVHHMVRNITGSLIAVGKGEQKPEWIQWLLEAKDRKVAGATAKAEGLYLVDVDYPEHFELPREPIGPLFLPDNLN, from the coding sequence ATGAAAATTGCTTTAGGTATTGAATACAACGGTACCCACTACTTTGGTTGGCAGCGCCAACGAGACGTGAAAAGTGTCCAAGAAGAATTGGAAAAGGCTCTTTCTGTTGTCGCGAATCACCCTGTAGAAGTTATGTGCGCAGGCCGAACGGATGCCGGTGTTCACGGTACGGGACAAGTCGTTCACTTTGAAACTAATGTCGATCGTAAAATGGTGGCATGGACTATGGGCGCTAATGCCAACATGCCGAAAGATATCGCTGTTCGTTGGGCGACAGAAGTGAATGAAGATTTTCATGCTCGCTTTTCTGCTACCGCTCGTCGTTACCGCTACATTATCTTTAACCATGCACTGCGCCCAGGCATTCTTAATTCAGGAGTGAGCCACTATCATGGTCACCTTGATGAGAAAAAAATGCATGAAGCGGGTCAGTACTTGTTAGGCGAGAACGACTTCACTTCATTCAGAGCGACACATTGTCAATCTCGTAGCCCATGGCGAAATATGATTCACTTAAATGTGACTCGTCACGGACACTACATCGTGATTGATATTAAAGCGAATGCGTTTGTTCACCACATGGTGAGGAATATTACTGGCAGCTTAATTGCGGTAGGTAAAGGTGAGCAGAAACCAGAATGGATCCAGTGGCTTTTAGAGGCTAAAGATCGAAAAGTAGCAGGCGCGACCGCAAAAGCGGAAGGTTTGTATTTGGTTGATGTTGATTATCCTGAACATTTTGAGCTACCACGAGAGCCAATTGGTCCTCTATTTTTACCGGATAATTTGAACTAA
- the fabB gene encoding beta-ketoacyl-ACP synthase I, with amino-acid sequence MKRVVITGMGIVSSIGNNVEEVLASLKEGKSGITASEQFKENGLRSQVWGNLKMNPADHIDRKKMRFMGDAAAFAYLSMEQAIADSGLTEDQVSNDRTGIVAGSGGASSLNQVNAVDIIREKGVKRVGPYMVPRTMASTVSACLATPFKIRGVNYSMSSACATSAHCIGHAMELIQLGKQDVVFAGGGEELDWSLTMMFDAMGALSTKYNDTPELASRTYDADRDGFVISGGGGMLVIEELEHAVARGAKIYGEIVGYGATSDGYDMVAPSGEGAVRCMKMAMQNVDGVDYVNTHGTSTPVGDVKELGAIQEVFGGNSPAISATKAMTGHALGAAGVHEAIYSTLMLDNGFIAPSINVANLDEAGAGLDIVTEAREQELTTVMSNSFGFGGTNATLVIKKYQG; translated from the coding sequence ATGAAACGAGTCGTAATCACCGGTATGGGTATTGTTTCAAGTATCGGTAACAACGTCGAAGAAGTTTTAGCATCACTGAAAGAGGGTAAATCAGGTATTACCGCTTCAGAGCAGTTCAAGGAAAATGGCTTGCGCTCTCAAGTTTGGGGTAACCTGAAAATGAACCCTGCTGACCATATCGATCGCAAAAAAATGCGCTTTATGGGTGATGCAGCGGCATTCGCTTATCTTTCAATGGAGCAAGCAATTGCTGACTCTGGTTTAACTGAAGATCAAGTATCTAATGACCGCACAGGTATCGTTGCGGGTTCAGGTGGTGCTTCATCTCTAAACCAAGTTAACGCTGTAGACATCATCCGTGAAAAAGGCGTTAAGCGCGTTGGTCCATACATGGTTCCACGTACAATGGCTTCTACGGTTTCTGCTTGTCTTGCTACACCATTCAAAATCCGTGGCGTGAACTACTCTATGAGTTCTGCATGTGCGACATCTGCACACTGTATTGGTCACGCAATGGAGCTTATCCAACTGGGTAAACAAGACGTTGTATTCGCTGGTGGCGGTGAAGAACTGGATTGGTCTCTGACTATGATGTTCGACGCAATGGGCGCACTTTCTACTAAGTACAACGACACGCCAGAATTGGCTTCTCGTACCTACGATGCAGACCGTGACGGTTTCGTTATCTCTGGTGGCGGCGGCATGCTAGTTATCGAAGAACTTGAGCACGCGGTTGCTCGTGGCGCAAAAATTTACGGTGAGATCGTGGGTTACGGCGCAACTTCAGATGGCTACGACATGGTTGCTCCTTCTGGTGAAGGCGCGGTTCGTTGTATGAAGATGGCAATGCAAAACGTTGATGGCGTTGACTACGTGAACACTCACGGTACTTCAACTCCTGTTGGTGACGTTAAAGAACTTGGTGCAATCCAAGAAGTCTTTGGCGGCAACAGCCCAGCAATCTCAGCAACTAAAGCGATGACAGGTCACGCTCTAGGTGCAGCTGGTGTACACGAAGCAATTTACTCAACACTAATGCTTGATAACGGTTTTATCGCACCAAGCATTAACGTTGCAAACCTAGACGAAGCAGGCGCAGGCCTAGACATCGTAACGGAAGCTCGTGAACAAGAGTTAACAACGGTTATGTCTAACAGCTTTGGTTTCGGCGGTACGAACGCAACGCTAGTAATCAAAAAATACCAAGGCTAA
- a CDS encoding aspartate-semialdehyde dehydrogenase: MSQEFNIAILGATGAVGETILEVLKERKFPVGEMHLLASERSEGKTSRFNGKTIQVQNVEDFDWSQVHIAFFSAGSELSERWAPIAADEGVVVIDNTSRFRYEYDVPLVVPEVNPEAIAEFRNRNIIANPNCSTIQMVVALKPIHDEVGLERINVSTYQSVSGAGKPGIDELAGQTAKLLNGMPADKSAFSQQIAFNCIPQIDEFTENGYTREEMKMVWETQKIFADSSITVNPTCVRVPVFYGHAESLHIETRAPIGAEQVIQLLENTEGVEVFQALDFPTQVRDAGGKDHVMVGRIRNDISHHSGVNMWVVADNVRKGAATNAVQIAELLIRDYF; encoded by the coding sequence ATGAGCCAAGAATTTAATATTGCTATTTTAGGTGCGACTGGTGCGGTTGGTGAAACCATTCTTGAAGTACTTAAAGAGCGTAAATTCCCTGTCGGTGAAATGCACTTACTAGCAAGTGAACGTAGTGAAGGCAAAACTTCCCGTTTTAACGGCAAAACAATACAAGTACAAAACGTAGAAGACTTCGATTGGTCTCAAGTACATATTGCGTTTTTCTCTGCAGGTAGCGAGCTTTCAGAACGTTGGGCTCCAATCGCCGCTGACGAAGGTGTGGTTGTTATCGATAACACATCACGTTTCCGTTACGAATACGATGTTCCTCTGGTTGTGCCAGAAGTGAACCCTGAAGCGATTGCTGAGTTCCGTAACCGCAACATCATCGCGAACCCTAACTGTTCTACTATTCAGATGGTAGTAGCACTTAAACCAATTCACGATGAAGTGGGCCTTGAGCGTATTAACGTTTCAACTTACCAATCTGTGTCTGGTGCAGGTAAGCCGGGTATCGATGAGCTAGCAGGTCAAACGGCTAAGCTTCTTAACGGCATGCCAGCTGACAAGTCAGCATTCTCACAGCAGATCGCGTTCAACTGTATTCCTCAAATCGATGAATTTACAGAGAACGGCTACACACGTGAAGAAATGAAGATGGTTTGGGAAACTCAAAAGATCTTTGCTGACTCTTCAATCACGGTGAACCCAACTTGTGTTCGTGTTCCTGTGTTCTATGGTCACGCTGAATCTCTACACATTGAAACTCGCGCGCCAATCGGTGCTGAGCAAGTTATTCAGCTTCTAGAGAACACAGAAGGCGTTGAAGTTTTCCAAGCTTTAGACTTCCCAACTCAGGTTCGTGATGCTGGTGGTAAAGACCACGTAATGGTTGGTCGTATTCGTAACGACATCAGCCATCACAGCGGTGTGAACATGTGGGTAGTCGCTGATAACGTTCGTAAAGGCGCAGCAACGAACGCAGTTCAAATCGCAGAATTGCTTATTCGCGATTACTTCTAA